Proteins encoded together in one Telopea speciosissima isolate NSW1024214 ecotype Mountain lineage chromosome 4, Tspe_v1, whole genome shotgun sequence window:
- the LOC122657914 gene encoding bZIP transcription factor 11-like, with protein sequence MASSSGTSSGSTLLPNSGSEEDLQLVMDQRKKKRMLSNRESARRSRMRKQKHLDELMAQMAQLRKENNQILSSMNFTTQHYLAIEAENSVLRAQMGELNNRLQSLNEIIQYINVSNNSFETEETLIGADSFMNPWNSLYLNQQPIMASADMFQY encoded by the coding sequence atggcttcctcttctggAACTTCTTCTGGGTCGACTCTGCTTCCAAACTCTGGTTCAGAAGAAGACCTTCAACTTGTAATGgatcaaaggaaaaagaagagaatgctATCAAACCGTGAATCGGCGAGAAGATCGAGGATGCGGAAACAGAAGCACTTGGATGAACTGATGGCCCAAATGGCTCAGCTCAGGAAGGAGAATAACCAGATCCTTTCAAGTATGAACTTCACCACTCAACACTACTTGGCCATTGAAGCTGAGAATTCAGTTTTGAGAGCTCAGATGGGGGAGTTGAACAACAGATTGCAGTCCCTTAATGAGATCATCCAGTACATAAATGTGAGCAATAACAGTTTTGAAACCGAGGAAACTCTAATCGGTGCTGATAGCTTCATGAATCCATGGAATTCACTCTATCTAAATCAGCAACCTATCATGGCTTCTGCAGACATGTTTCAATACTGA
- the LOC122657913 gene encoding uncharacterized protein LOC122657913: MDSDLKSLSSSEGVHFYCRSCSVQLTRKPLTSFVEMPSTDWREVADNWFGACCCSFGGVSEKMVTEYVSSYSCTVGTCLVDVASIMVCKSDLMGYVFPDHSNGSRAQESELGLDGGKDFPETVIGDDIIFSQGLFVGSQTERASDVCEILSSMTLKEECLDANLELDVAKKGNDVGSTFVTSSSISNYSDNVKSESEFSAKDQIDYCTDKPNYLSHDQECCLHSISVTSSNAEYQQAIKSSDLMGNQKLLLNGFLGNGFMMRSSNLSKDVKWIEFQCIRCSCVLGAYPYVSDDDLPLDGGIRLFKCYISTGLPVGGSSNIFRNNSFKRMFAYQLVESATNELSFRTVVRDLKTKTPALRIVLLNPDAWCYTGYCVETMGSIGPASKVELQPVIKVLFSSCIDSTEAQTRIIEEWVAKNQADEVYMFTHQLKEVIKSMNSGQESFPFSCSLLQDFSLSFIESSHS; the protein is encoded by the exons ATGGATTCTG ATCTAAAGAGCTTGTCATCTAGCGAAGGGGTGCACTTTTACTGCAGGAGTTGCTCAGTTCAGTTAACAAGAAAACCTCTAAC ATCCTTCGTGGAAATGCCATCAACCGATTGGCGAGAAGTAGCTGATAACTGGTTTGGAGCATGCTGCTGTTCATTTGGAGGTGTAAGTGAGAAGATGGTCACTGAGTATGTCAGTTCATACAGTTGCACAGTGGGTACATGCCTAGTAGATGTGGCATCTATTATGGTCTGCAAGAGTGACCTCATGGGATATGTTTTCCCTGACCATTCAAATGGAAGCAGAGCTCAAGAATCTGAGCTTGGTCTTGATGGTGGAAAGGATTTCCCTGAAACCGTGATtggtgatgatattatatttagtCAAGGGTTATTTGTTGGAAGTCAAACTGAGAGAGCGTCTGATGTTTGTGAGATATTGAGCTCCATGACTCTTAAGGAGGAATGCTTGGATGCAAATCTGGAACTGGATGTTGCCAAAAAGGGGAATGATGTTGGTTCTACATTTGTTACCTCTTCTTCAATTTCGAATTACTCAGACAATGTGAAGTCAGAGAGTGAATTTTCTGCAAAGGATCAGATTGATTATTGCACAGATAAGCCGAATTATCTAAGTCATGATCAGGAATGTTGCTTACACAGCATCTCTGTTACAAGTTCAAATGCTGAATACCAACAGGCCATCAAAAGTAGTGATCTTATGGGAAATCAGAAGCTGCTTCTTAATGGATTTCTTGGAAATGGTTTCATGATGAGGTCCTCCAATCTTTCTAAAGATGTCAAGTGGATTGAATTTCAATGCATAAGGTGTTCATGTGTCCTTGGAGCATATCCTTATGTTAGTGATGATGATTTACCCCTAGATGGTGGCATTCGATTGTTCAAGTGTTACATTTCCACTGGTTTGCCTGTTGGTGGTTCAAGTAATATATTCAG GAATAATTCCTTCAAAAGAATGTTTGCTTATCAGCTTGTAGAAAGTGCGACAAATGAATTATCATTCAGAACAGTTGTGAGGGACCTGAAAACCAAAACACCTGCCCTTCGGATTGTCCTCCTAAATCCGGATGCCTGGTGTTATACTGGATATTGTGTGGAAACAATGGGCAGCATTGGACCTGCTTCAAAGGTAGAACTGCAGCCTGTCATCAAGGTGCTATTTTCTAGTTGTATTGACTCTACAGAAGCTCAAACAAG GATAATAGAAGAGTGGGTAGCCAAGAACCAAGCAGATGAGGTTTACATGTTCACCCATCAATTAAAAGAAGTAATTAAATCCATGAATTCTGGTCAGGAGTCTTTCCCATTTTCATGCTCTTTACTGCAGGATTTCTCTTTGTCATTCATAGAAAG TTCTCATTCCTAA